From Thermosipho affectus, a single genomic window includes:
- a CDS encoding metal-sensing transcriptional repressor, whose translation MKHKDALRTLKNAKGQVEAVIKMVEDNRYCIDISKQILATIALLKKANVQVLNSHLETCVKSAIFSEDVEEVDRKIQELEEVISYLNKIV comes from the coding sequence GTGAAGCATAAGGATGCGTTAAGAACATTGAAGAATGCCAAAGGGCAAGTTGAGGCGGTAATAAAGATGGTAGAAGATAACAGATATTGTATAGATATTTCAAAGCAAATTCTTGCAACGATTGCCCTTTTGAAAAAAGCAAATGTTCAGGTTTTAAATTCACATCTTGAGACATGTGTAAAAAGTGCGATTTTTTCAGAAGACGTAGAAGAAGTGGATAGGAAAATACAAGAATTGGAAGAAGTTATAAGTTACTTAAACAAAATCGTTTAG
- a CDS encoding ABC transporter ATP-binding protein produces the protein MSMGKPVRRGGPGGPIRGAVEKPKNFKKTLKRLLGYLKPYAIPLIIVFALAITGTIFSIIAPKVLGKATTKLFQGFLARKIFPRAKIDLQGILKILIEVGILYGLFALFMYIQQYIMAGVSQKVVKKLRTEVMEKLSKLPLRFYDSRTHGEILSRVTNDVDLISNTLNQSLTQLITSIVTIVGVIIMMLTISPLLTLVTMVTLPISISLIVLIVKKSQKYFKNQQKFLGNVNGHVEEMFGGLIVVKGYNMEEESIKRFEEYNEKLYGSAWKAQFVSGITMPIMRFVGNLGYVIVSIMGGIMVTKRIIQLGDVQAFIQYSQQFNQPISQVANIMNMIQSTLAASERVFEILDEKEEEPDPENAIELKSVEENVKFENVYFSYSKDKKLIEDLNIDVKSGQTIAIVGPTGAGKTTLVNLLMRFYEIQKGRITIDGVDIRKLRKNNLRRFFGMVLQDTWLFNGTIRENIAYGKDNATEEEIINAAKLAHAHHFIMALPGGYDAVINEEASNISQGEKQLITIARAFVVDPDILILDEATSNVDTLTEKYIQSAMKRLMHSRTNFVIAHRLSTIKDADMILVMNEGKIIEKGTHEQLMNKNGFYAELYKSQFLGAYV, from the coding sequence ATGAGTATGGGAAAACCTGTGCGTAGAGGAGGACCTGGAGGACCAATAAGGGGAGCTGTTGAAAAGCCGAAAAATTTCAAAAAAACACTGAAAAGATTGTTAGGGTATTTAAAACCATACGCAATTCCTTTGATAATTGTATTTGCACTTGCAATAACTGGAACAATATTTAGTATTATTGCTCCAAAAGTTTTGGGGAAGGCAACAACTAAGTTGTTTCAGGGATTTCTTGCAAGAAAAATATTTCCTAGGGCAAAAATAGATCTCCAAGGTATACTAAAAATTTTGATTGAAGTGGGAATTTTGTATGGATTATTTGCGTTATTTATGTATATACAGCAATATATAATGGCAGGTGTGTCACAAAAGGTTGTAAAAAAATTAAGGACGGAAGTTATGGAAAAACTTTCAAAACTTCCATTGAGGTTTTATGATTCAAGAACACATGGTGAAATTTTAAGTAGAGTAACAAATGATGTGGATTTAATTAGTAACACTTTAAATCAAAGTTTGACGCAACTTATTACTTCTATAGTTACAATAGTTGGTGTTATTATAATGATGCTTACTATTAGTCCTTTGCTTACTTTGGTTACAATGGTTACACTACCTATCAGCATATCATTGATAGTACTTATAGTAAAGAAATCTCAGAAATATTTTAAAAATCAGCAAAAATTTCTTGGAAATGTAAACGGACATGTCGAAGAGATGTTTGGCGGATTAATTGTTGTAAAAGGATATAACATGGAAGAAGAAAGTATTAAAAGATTTGAGGAGTATAACGAAAAGTTATATGGTTCTGCTTGGAAGGCACAATTTGTTTCTGGAATAACTATGCCTATTATGAGATTTGTTGGTAATTTGGGGTATGTTATAGTTTCGATAATGGGTGGAATAATGGTGACGAAACGCATTATCCAACTTGGTGATGTGCAGGCATTTATTCAATACTCTCAACAATTTAATCAACCTATTTCTCAAGTTGCAAATATAATGAACATGATTCAGTCAACTCTTGCAGCATCGGAAAGAGTTTTTGAAATTTTAGATGAGAAAGAAGAAGAACCTGATCCAGAGAATGCCATAGAATTGAAGTCTGTTGAAGAAAATGTGAAATTTGAAAATGTTTATTTTAGTTATAGTAAAGACAAAAAATTAATTGAAGACTTAAATATTGATGTGAAAAGTGGTCAGACTATTGCCATTGTTGGGCCAACAGGTGCCGGAAAAACAACTCTTGTGAATTTATTGATGAGGTTTTACGAGATACAAAAGGGAAGAATTACCATAGATGGTGTGGATATAAGGAAATTGAGAAAAAATAATTTGAGAAGGTTCTTTGGGATGGTTTTACAAGACACTTGGTTGTTTAATGGTACTATTAGGGAAAATATTGCATATGGTAAAGATAATGCCACTGAAGAAGAAATAATAAATGCTGCAAAGTTAGCACATGCTCATCACTTTATAATGGCATTGCCTGGAGGATATGATGCCGTTATTAATGAAGAAGCTTCAAATATTTCTCAAGGGGAGAAACAGCTTATAACGATAGCAAGGGCTTTTGTAGTGGATCCAGATATTTTAATTTTAGACGAAGCTACTAGTAATGTGGATACGTTGACTGAGAAATATATTCAGAGTGCTATGAAAAGATTGATGCATAGTAGAACTAATTTTGTTATTGCACATAGATTATCGACTATTAAAGATGCGGATATGATTTTGGTAATGAATGAAGGAAAAATAATCGAAAAAGGTACACATGAGCAGCTGATGAATAAAAATGGTTTTTATGCAGAATTGTATAAAAGTCAATTTTTAGGTGCTTATGTGTAA
- a CDS encoding ABC transporter ATP-binding protein: protein MGKIFKYLKKYTFLIILTLFFVTLQAILNLYLPNLMADIVNKGVARGNVDYIWSVGWKMLGITLLNVAAAVISTFFAARISMGFGKDLRSMVFKKVMNFSLSEVDKYGVSTLINRNTNDITQIQSVLFIMLRIVALAPVMAIGGTIMAVSKSAKLSMVLLVSLPVMFVAMYFILKYSIPLFKSMQKKLDKLNRVLRENLTGVRVIRAFAKTEYEKQRFEDANEDLTSTALKVNRIFSLVFPLILLIMNITIVFLIWVGALQVDKGTLEIGNMMAVMQYIMQIMFSFIMISVIFIFLPRASASAERISSVLEEKIRIKDLEQPKKIDIVEKIEFKDVTFYYEGGKEPAVSNASFTINPGEVVGIIGSSGSGKSTLVKLLMRFYDVTKGEILVNGININEVSQKDLRERISLTPSRPVIFSGTIEENVRIGKKDANEEEIIEALKIAQAWEFVSKFPDGIKTKVSQGGTNLSGGQKQRLAIARAIVGNKDVYIFDDSFSALDFKTDAKLRKALRENLSNATKIIVSLRVATVMNADKIIVLENGKIMGIGTHKELIRNCPVYREIVSSQLSEEEIA from the coding sequence ATGGGAAAAATTTTTAAGTATCTAAAGAAATATACCTTTTTGATTATTTTAACATTGTTTTTTGTTACTTTGCAAGCTATTTTAAATTTGTACCTTCCAAATTTGATGGCGGATATAGTTAATAAAGGTGTTGCAAGGGGAAATGTCGATTATATCTGGAGTGTAGGTTGGAAAATGCTTGGTATTACTTTGTTAAATGTTGCTGCTGCTGTTATTTCAACATTTTTTGCCGCAAGAATTTCTATGGGATTTGGAAAAGATCTTAGGAGTATGGTTTTTAAAAAGGTAATGAATTTTTCTTTAAGCGAGGTAGATAAGTATGGTGTTTCAACGCTTATAAATAGAAATACAAATGATATTACACAAATTCAAAGTGTTTTGTTTATAATGTTACGTATAGTTGCACTTGCTCCTGTTATGGCTATTGGTGGAACAATAATGGCTGTTTCAAAAAGTGCAAAGCTTTCTATGGTTTTGCTTGTTTCGTTGCCTGTTATGTTTGTTGCTATGTATTTTATTTTGAAATATTCAATTCCATTGTTTAAATCAATGCAAAAAAAACTTGATAAGTTAAATAGAGTTTTAAGAGAAAATCTTACAGGTGTTAGGGTCATTAGGGCATTTGCAAAAACAGAGTATGAAAAACAAAGGTTTGAAGATGCCAATGAGGATTTAACGAGTACAGCTCTTAAAGTTAACAGGATTTTTTCCTTAGTTTTTCCTTTGATTTTATTGATTATGAATATAACTATTGTCTTTTTGATTTGGGTTGGTGCTTTACAGGTTGATAAAGGCACGTTGGAAATAGGTAACATGATGGCAGTTATGCAATACATTATGCAAATTATGTTTTCATTTATAATGATATCCGTTATTTTTATCTTTCTTCCAAGGGCATCTGCTTCGGCCGAAAGAATTAGTAGTGTTTTAGAAGAAAAAATAAGGATAAAAGATCTAGAACAACCGAAGAAGATCGATATCGTGGAAAAGATAGAATTTAAAGATGTTACATTTTATTATGAAGGAGGAAAAGAACCTGCAGTATCAAATGCAAGTTTTACGATAAATCCAGGAGAAGTAGTTGGAATTATTGGAAGTTCTGGTTCTGGAAAGAGTACTCTTGTCAAATTACTCATGAGATTTTATGATGTTACTAAAGGAGAGATTTTAGTTAATGGAATTAATATTAATGAAGTTTCTCAAAAAGATTTGAGGGAAAGGATTTCATTAACCCCCTCGCGTCCGGTTATTTTTTCTGGAACAATTGAAGAAAATGTAAGAATAGGTAAAAAAGATGCCAATGAGGAAGAAATTATAGAGGCCTTAAAGATTGCACAAGCTTGGGAATTTGTTTCAAAGTTTCCTGATGGTATAAAGACGAAAGTTTCGCAAGGTGGGACAAATCTTTCAGGTGGGCAAAAACAAAGACTTGCAATTGCAAGGGCAATTGTGGGGAATAAAGATGTTTATATTTTTGATGATAGTTTCTCAGCTCTTGATTTCAAAACTGATGCAAAATTGAGAAAGGCTTTGCGTGAAAACTTATCGAATGCAACTAAAATAATAGTTTCTCTAAGGGTAGCCACAGTTATGAATGCAGATAAGATTATAGTTTTAGAAAATGGGAAAATAATGGGTATTGGAACACATAAAGAACTCATTAGAAATTGTCCGGTATATAGGGAAATAGTTTCTTCTCAACTTTCAGAGGAGGAGATAGCATGA
- a CDS encoding MarR family winged helix-turn-helix transcriptional regulator has protein sequence MKSENFENAFLLFSEIEKLKFQILRADMEKYGIHPGQIPLFFIVKKFPGITQKKLAERIMVNTSTVAIMLKRMEKAGFVKKVVDEKDRRYFHVYLTDKAEEIHEKLLMSIKKFESACFKDFSKGELNHLEKLLEKVVKNLEAMKDGKNF, from the coding sequence TTGAAAAGTGAAAATTTTGAAAATGCTTTTTTACTTTTTTCAGAAATTGAAAAGCTAAAGTTTCAGATTTTAAGAGCAGATATGGAAAAATATGGAATTCATCCTGGACAAATTCCACTTTTTTTTATTGTTAAAAAATTTCCTGGAATAACACAAAAGAAATTGGCTGAAAGAATAATGGTTAATACTTCTACAGTGGCAATAATGTTAAAAAGAATGGAAAAGGCAGGGTTTGTAAAAAAGGTTGTAGATGAAAAGGATAGGAGATATTTTCATGTTTATCTTACAGATAAGGCAGAAGAAATACACGAAAAGTTACTAATGAGTATAAAAAAGTTTGAAAGTGCGTGTTTTAAAGATTTTTCGAAAGGGGAATTAAATCATTTGGAAAAACTTTTGGAAAAAGTTGTTAAAAATTTGGAGGCGATGAAAGATGGGAAAAATTTTTAA
- a CDS encoding iron-containing alcohol dehydrogenase: MWESKMDIYNVFELRCKTTCYFGVGAINKIGDIFDNLKEQGINSVIFVTDKVAYKVTGAWDVIKPELEKRNIKYVIYEDVSPNPTTTQINEATRIAIENDAKAVIGIGGGSPIDAAKSVAVLLEYTDKTAEELYEGKFIPTKAKPIIAINTTHGTGTEVDRFAVATILEKEYKPALAYDCIYPTYAIDDPQLMKTLPKSQTVFTSIDAVNHVTEAATTLVASPYSILLAKETIRLIARYLPQAVAHPDDLTARYYLLYASTIAGISFDNGLLHFTHALEHPLSAVKPDLAHGLGLAMLLPAVVKHIYTSKPEVLADIYSPIVPDLKGVPGEAEKIAIGIEKWLFNLGVTEKLEDMGFSENDIPKLTKLALETPSLGLLLSMAPINADEKTISSIYMDSLKPLSK; the protein is encoded by the coding sequence AAACAACGTGTTATTTTGGTGTAGGTGCAATAAACAAAATTGGTGATATATTTGACAATTTGAAAGAACAAGGAATTAACAGTGTGATTTTTGTGACAGATAAAGTAGCTTATAAGGTAACGGGTGCATGGGATGTTATAAAACCTGAACTTGAAAAAAGAAACATAAAGTATGTTATATACGAAGATGTATCTCCAAATCCAACAACCACTCAGATTAATGAAGCAACAAGGATTGCAATTGAAAATGATGCAAAGGCTGTTATAGGTATAGGTGGAGGAAGTCCTATTGATGCAGCAAAAAGTGTAGCTGTTTTACTTGAATATACAGACAAAACAGCAGAAGAATTATACGAAGGAAAATTTATACCAACTAAAGCAAAACCAATAATTGCAATTAATACAACACATGGTACAGGTACTGAAGTAGATAGGTTTGCAGTTGCAACTATTCTAGAGAAAGAATATAAACCTGCACTTGCATATGATTGTATATATCCAACATATGCAATTGATGATCCTCAGTTGATGAAGACATTACCAAAGAGTCAAACAGTTTTTACATCTATTGATGCTGTTAATCACGTAACCGAAGCAGCTACAACTCTTGTAGCAAGTCCTTATTCAATACTTCTTGCAAAAGAAACAATAAGGCTTATTGCAAGATATTTACCTCAAGCAGTTGCTCATCCAGATGATTTGACGGCGAGATATTATCTTTTGTATGCTTCTACAATAGCTGGAATTTCTTTTGATAATGGGTTGTTGCACTTTACACACGCACTTGAACATCCATTGAGTGCAGTAAAACCTGATCTTGCTCATGGACTTGGGCTTGCAATGCTTCTTCCAGCCGTTGTAAAACATATTTACACCTCAAAACCAGAGGTTTTAGCGGATATTTACAGCCCAATTGTTCCAGATTTAAAAGGTGTTCCAGGCGAAGCAGAGAAGATAGCAATTGGTATTGAAAAGTGGCTGTTCAACTTAGGAGTTACAGAAAAATTAGAAGATATGGGATTTAGTGAAAATGACATTCCAAAACTTACAAAACTTGCACTTGAAACACCTTCTTTGGGATTGTTGTTGAGTATGGCACCAATTAATGCAGATGAAAAAACAATTTCTTCAATATACATGGATTCATTAAAACCTTTGTCAAAATGA